From the Carassius carassius chromosome 34, fCarCar2.1, whole genome shotgun sequence genome, the window GtgaaaacgcagaaagcaacaggtctggggggaaaaaagttcctgggaaataaagttcctggtacaaatgttcctgGTACTTTCGGTGGAAACGTGGCAATACGTAACCGAGATTTTTTATGGGTTCCGGCACATACTGGAGTAGCAGGAAATGAAGCAGCAGACAAGTTAGCAAAACAGGCTATGGCAAAAGAAACTATAGATATGGAAATTAAATATAGCAAATTAGAaatcaaatcaataattaaaagggAGATAAATAATAATTGGCAAATGTACTGGGACAATGAGGAAAAGGGTAGACATTTACATTCAATACAACCAGTGGTAGGTAGAGGAAGGAAGTCAAGTGAAAGAAGGAAGAAAGACTGTATTTTTCTAGATTAAGATTTGGACATACAGGACTTAATTCAACAATGCAAATAATAGGGAAACATCATACAGGTTTGTGTGAATGGTGTGGAATAAGAGAAACAGTGGAGCATGTACTAATTAAGTGTAATAAATATTCAGAGGAAAGAAGTAAGCTAAGAGAAGAACTGCAGATGGAAGGTAATCAGCAATTAACATTAAGGATAATTTTAAATTCAGTAGAAGGGGGCaggttaataatacattttttaagaagAACCAATTTGATCCATAGAATATAGAAGGGttataaatgtatacaatttgttttatacagttaaattattatactacgaatatatatatatatatatatatatatatatatatatatatatatatatatatatatatatatatatatatatatatatatatatatatatatatatatatttatgtaacagCATCCCTCTCTGGAATGAGATGGACTTTGCCGTAgatggaggagctgaacacgcagcaacATTAAAAGCACGAGTCCTGATTGTTCTGGTAGTGGTGATCTAGTCTAGTGTATTTTGTCTCTGATCTATTACCCACAGTAGATGGCGGTAATGCTCTTTTTAAGAATGCGAACCGCCAAATAAGcacaaagaagaagaagtagaagaagaagaagaagaagaagaagaagaagaagaagaagaagtattgTACTGGCGGTCCCTTCAACAGACACTGGTGTTTTCCAGTCGGACGTGTTTCAGCGTTGCACCCGCGCGGCCTTCAGCGCGCAGCCGATGATTTAATTACACTATTATAATCTCGTTTTATAATATGAAAGATTAGAGAACTTGATTTTAGGTCATTAAGTGATTTATAGCGGCTTCCTGCAAATACTTTACCTGGATACTGAGATGTTTGCAAAAGCGTTTCGTGTGAAATCTAACACCGTTATCAAGGGATCTGACAGGTACTCAACCAGTTAGATTAACGTTAGTTGAAATCAAAGAAATGTACTTGCTAATTCAGTATGATTCAATGTTAAGACAATTCTAGACAAGTTTTATTAAACTTCTTCGTGCACATTATTTCACAAAACTATAACAAATAACGTCAGACTTGAATAATAAGTGCCTCATGTGGTGTTTGTTATATTATTAAAAGATACAGCATGGTTTACCCATTCAAAATCATCTACTGTATCTACCTATAAAGTACCTTAGAGTTAAGTTTTGGCATGTTTCTCTGTGATTTCGTATCCTTTCGTATCCTTTCATAATATTGTTGAATTACTTATTTCTCTCGTTTGATGAAACCGTAtgatatataatatcatatatatcatatatataatattttatatttttagatttctTTGTCATAGTGGTTCTTTCTGTCCATGCAGGAGGAGGCTGAGAGCAGATGTCTCTGCTGCTTTCCCTGCTCTGTCAGCTGATGATATAAATGAGCTGATCCCGAATAAAGAAGAGCTGAATATTGTGAAGATTTATGCACATAAGGGAGATGGAGTCATTCTCTACGTCCTCCATAAAAATCCCATATTCTTTCAGCTGGAGAAACGGCTGTTTCCAACAGGTGAGTCTGCAGCTAACTCTCAGTTTTTTGTGAATCATGTTGTCTATTTGAATAATGAATTTGTGTCTGTTGTTCTCAGTGTACACTCTTTGGCGATATCCCACCATGTTACCAGCATTTGTCACGTGGCCGCCTGTCCTGCAGAAGTTAACTGGTGGAGCAGGTCAGCACCGGTTTGTTATTGTTCATCTGTGTGTCTCAGAAAGCACGTCTGACTGATTTCTCCCGTGCAGATCTCATGCTGCCGGGTGTAGTGGTGCCTGCTGATGGCCTTCCTGAAGTACAGCAGGGAGACTGTTGTGCCGTCACTCTTGTGATGAACAGGTAACGCTGCCCACCACGTTTCTTGCTTACAGATGGTTCATCTTGAGTCatgtaaaactaaaaatgttccACAACAAGACAGAGATTTACAACTTTTGTTATAACTTAAAAAATGTTAAACTTGAGTTGGCAGTTTTTACCAATCAGCATCTGTGACGTCTCTTACACTTTGAATCATGTGAAGCAACTCAAGGTCCATTTTATGTTATTTCCTGAACCTATTCCCTCCTATCTTTCTACTATTTCATAAACAAAAGTGAACAAAATGCCTAATATGAAATTAggcaaacaaatacatttaacttTATAAAGCAAACTGTATCATATTTATGTAAATTAGGCCTTAAAATGGTCATTGTGaataaaactttgctgaaaaagtTATCCTGTTATATAAATTGTTTTACATGCCTTCTGATAGTCTAtacttttttttagcaaataaaggccttttaaaagaattataaaaatgttgcaTGTTGCAAGTGTCTTTTTTGCTGTAATCgtacaggggtgcgtttcccaaaaccatagttgctaacctgttagcaacttagttggttggcaatgggaaattgcattgcaaccaacaaagttgctaactaagttattaactatggttttgggaaacgcacccctgatttTTATTCAAGAATAATTTTTGAATTCCCTATAATAtttcaagatatttttttttttttttaaataatatgccCAAATAATATTGGGAACATGCCCAATTATGTTGCACAAAAATGTTGTACTATTTTGTGTAGTTGGCAGTTTTGATATTGAAAGTACTATGTATAAGTCTTTGCtattaaaatgcttataaatacATTTCTCTCATGGGTAacatgcattaatttttttttatataaatgtgtttgtgtgttgttgaAGGGCACCAGTGGCTGTTGGCACAGCAGCTGCGTCGAGTGCTGAGATGAGGAACGGTGGAATGAAGGGGAGAGGACTCAATATTTTACACACATACATGGATCAGCTATGGTGAGCTTTGAAAACGCAGAATAATTCTGTTGTTACATTCATTCCTGCCTCTTTATGCCTCACATTAACTTTCTGCAGACATCTTTCTTAAATTCTCCGCAGGGCGTTTGGTGATAAGTCTCATCCTCCGGTTATGCCAGTCACAAACTCTTCAGCACAGGTGGAGGAAGAGGAATGTGAGGATGAAGAGCAGGAGGTGAAGGACTGCTCTGATCCAGCTCCAGTGGAAGCATCTTGTCAGAACATGCAGGAGCTGAGGCTGGATGAACATGAGGTGTTGAAGGAAGAGGAAGCGGCTGAGGATAAAGAGGGAGAAGACACTAACAAAGAAGAGGACTTTAGATCTCCACAGGGTAAAATGTCTTCGACTTCCTGTCACGTGTCCATTTTCGTTCGCTGTTTGTTGACTTTCATGTCTTATTACAGAGCAGATGGATGAGTTACTGCTGCAGTGTTTCCTCCATGCACTTAAGACTAAAGTCAAAAAGTCACAGCTGCCACTACTGACAAGCAACTTCCTGCGCCACCACATGCTGTCCTGCTGGTAGTATCTCCTCCTTTATTACCTTTAAACCTCTGCTTTGATCGTCTGATGACTAAAGTTCAGCCTCTTTATGTTTATGGCAAAAATCAATCTATCAGTCACCATCATACCTTTATTTTAAACCTAGTATTTCAATCAGTCGCTGAATCTTCAGtgacaattaaaaaatgcattcatttaatagAATTTGCTTACGCTAGAAAGCACATGCTTATTAATacatacacactgtatatatgtACTACTCTTCATATTGTGATCACTAtgatcatttttaataaattaatatttttaatctgcAAGGGTGCACTCAATCAAAATCATCAAAACAGGGACAGTAGggacatttatattgtttataaatgAACAAGTTTTTTCCCTCCACAGTCCTAAAGGAAAGTACCTAGAAATCAAGAAATCCAGTTTTAAAAAGGTACTTACTTTTCACAGattgtgagaatttttttttagcttttttttttttttatctctgttttAGTTGGTCACAATGTGTCTTTCTTCTTCTCCAGCTTTCTAAGTTTCTGCAGTGCATGCAGAAAGATCACAGTCTGATTCAGGTGAAGGAGCTGAGTAAAGGTGTGGAGAGCATTGTGGACGTTGACTGGAGAAACCCTGTGTATGCAGTCACACCAAACCATAAACGTTGAATGCAATTTAAATTGTCAGAACACGTAATGACTAAATAAATATCtgtctgtgttttatttgttgatGTCTATTGTCTATGTCCAGCAAGTGTTGAggtaaagctcttttttttttggttgaactactTTTTCAGGTTGTGTTCTTTCCACGTCCCAGAGGACTTTGAGCCAGAGATCAAATCTGAAGAGGGGAGTGCAGCTTCTGAGGATCTGTACCAGCCCCCTGAAATCACACCACTGTATGGGGTCACTGCACGCCTGGAGCCTCTCTTTCTGGACGCCCAGAAAAAGTTAATGAGTTGAaacattttgttgtatttttttaggTGTATTATTGAGAGTGCCTTGAGCATGTGACTGTGTTTCAGAAAGGGAACACCTCTAAAGGCCACTGAGGTGAGGAATATCATCACAGAATATGTGAAGACAAATGAACTTGTCCATGAAACCAACAAAAAGTGAGTTTTAAGTAGTTTGAGCACTACATTAGTGCACtaatgaaagaagtctcttaagcaTTCCAAGCctgcatttttttaatcaaaaatccaGAAGGAAATGTTGTAGAATattgttaaaatttaaaataagtgttttctatttaagtacattttaaaatgtaccgtaatttccgcactataaggcgcacttaaaagcctttaatattCTCAAAAAATgaaagtgcgccttataatccggagtgtcttatatatggatcaaggcgctatgtcaaaatgttgacattccctttagcacagctccatctagtggatgcataacgcaaacccaatcaaacgtttgactgcagtatcttctattctatgcgccttataatccggtgcgccctatatatgaaaacagttctaaaataggccattcactgaaggtgcgccttataatccggtgcgccttatagtgcgcaAAATacggtaatttattcctgtgatttcaaagctgaattttcagcattgttgctcaagaaacattccttattATCAATGTCGatcatatttttgttgaaaccatgGCTCATTTTGTTAGGATTCTTTGTTGAAGAGACTgttcaaaagaagagcatttgtttgaaatattgcacttttgtaaaatgtctttattgtcatgtttgatcagtttaatgcattcttgcttaataaaagtctTCAAGACCTCATATATTTGAATGGTAGTCTGTGTTGAGTTTATATGGATCTGTGCAAACTACTGCATGGTTTCAGTACTGTAACAGTGCATGTTTCCTAAGGTTTGGATTGAAGtgacctcttctcttctcttgttCATCAGTTATGTTAACATTAACCCTACACTTTGTGACTGTTTGCTGGAGAAGTCTGAATATCAGGAAGTGGAGAAGCTAAAATGGGATGAACTCTTTAGCAGGTAACTCGACACCATCCTGTTCTTCTTAACATAACATATTAAATTGTGTGTAATTTCTATGAAAAGCCCATAATTGTGTTATTTAGAACCAATTTCTCAAACAGGAACACTATTAACCCTCTGAAAATAATGTCAGTTTCTCATCTGTATTTAATTAGCAGATGCTTATTGTCTTTACAGTCCAGCTGTGTGTGTAATCACTAACATATGGCTTAGAAATGAAGTAACTACCTTTTTACATGTTCTGataaaatgcattaattcatGTTGATGGCTGCTTTTGTgtatgagatttttattttttttgatcattTGCAGACAGATTGATCTGAACACATGTGAGTATGAACCGTGTTTCTCTGTGTCTTCAGGACTCTCATCAGAATGCAAGCGTGCCATGAGGTGCTGATTCCAGGTCAGCCTCCCTTAGTTAAGAAAGGACAGATGGAGCCCATAGACATTACTGTCGCATCCAGGGGCTCCAATAAAAAGGTATGAAGCTATCATAAGGCtatgactatctatctatctatctatctatatatatatatatatatatatatatatatatatatatatatatatatatatatatatatatatatatatatatatatatatatatatatagtggcctcaaaaaatatttgaatgctAATGCCACAAATCTTTgaatacaatttataatataaCAACTAAATAAAGTCTCAGAACTTCACTTTTTGGAGCCATTTTGACTTTTAATAATAAACTGATGTAAAGGTGACTGTTAGTAGACATAAGGAATCAGTTCTCCTCAAGTTTGCACGTGTCCTATCAGAGTAACTATAGATGGAGTCCATCACATGAATTGTGTACATGTTCTGTTGACATCTACTAACCAGAAAGTGCCACAATAGTTTTCATCttgatttttttgtatgttttgaaagaagtctcttaagatttgctgctcagtaaacatttattattactataaatgtagaaaacaatagtgctgattaatattttggtggaaactgtgatgcatttattttttggggTTCTTTgataatagaaagttcaaaagaatagcgtttattttaaatctttgataacatataaatgtcttttactgtcacttttgatcaatttaatgcttatttaatgtagcgtatattttgttttggttttgtcatGTTAAATCTAATaagcctttatttatataatatatgtaaatataatgaccataacttttttttaatatgaaaacacaaaaaaaatgttattgttaGAGACAATGCCTTTTGTGTCTGATGTAAAACTAATTTTTGTCACACTCATGGTCTCATTTATTAAGGTTACAATAATTAAGAATCTGGAGGCGTTTGGTTTGGATCCAGCTGTGGTAGCAGACACTCTGCAGCATCTGGTTCAGGCCAGCTGTGTTCTCCAGGATTCCCCAGGAGCCAAAAACAGAGTCCTGGTGCAGATTCAGGGAAACCAGGTTCAACAAGTTGGCAAACTGCTGCTAGGTACCGTGTAGTCCAGTGCTAAATGATTACCTACAGCTGTGGTCCAAattttacatacataaaattTGTCTGCAAAATGTTGTATATTTTACCAGAATAAAAGGGATTatacaaaatgcattttattttttatttattactgacctgaataagacatttacatatagtccacaagagaaaataatcttttaaatgaccctgtcaaaagtttacatatgcttgattcttaatactgtgttgttttttgtgatagttgttcatgagtcccttgtttgtcctgaagaGTTAAATTGCCCGCTGTATAAAATTCTTCAGCTGccacaaattctttggttttccagcatcttttgaaCCCTTTCAACAATGAGTATGATTTTGAGagccatcttttcacactgaggacaactgagggacttgCAAACATGCAAACTATTACAAACGCTTACTGATGCACTagaaggaaacacaatgcattaagaaaacttttggaatttgaagatcagggtAAATGAAACCTATTTTCTCTTCTGGGAAAGTATCTTCTGTAGCTTCTGAAGAacagtaatacattttcaaataaaaaaaaatatatttagacaaaaaaggAAAATTTCCTTCTAagatatcttattcaggtcagtactacagtaaaaaaaaaaaaaaaaaaaaaaaaaacacgcattTTGAATGATCCCTTGTATTCTGGTAAAACagttaacattttgcagattttcTAAAGTGTATGTAAAAATGTGACCACTACTGTTTTCTCTGCCTGCACACTTTTTCTTGTGTGTGAGTTTACTTTTCTCCTTTATTACAGATCGGTATAAGATCCCACGGAAATATGTACAAGGTCTTGACAAAGCTCCCAAACCAGGCAAGAAGAAATAGCAGACGACACCTCAACAGAAGAACCATGTGTCGTTGTAACATATTAAACAATATCTAGTTCAGCCATAACATCAggtgtgcaataaaataaatctgatttCATTCTGAACAATCTCTTAAATTAATCTCATACTTGGCTTCATTTTTCCTCAACAGAGCACAGTTATATCTGCATGCCTCAATAACAGCTCATTCAGAGCTTGAGTCCCTGAAGCACTAGTTTGCCCTTCTGATCTAACTAATCTGCAGAATGACTCCAGAATGACTGTCTTCTTTTATAATAATATAGTGCCAGGTAGAAAAGTATACACTGTCACAAGCAGTGAATTACAGCTGAACTTTAAGGAATGTTTGACCAGGAGTCAACTTGCTTTTGAGGAACACAATGGTTTCAAAAATGTGAGGCAGGACTGTGTCATGTTCAGTAATTCTCTTAATGACATCCCAATAGAACTTTCCGCCCATTAGAACCCATGGCtacaaaatgctcctcttttgcatatttataatataaaccaGTGTTGTTTTAATGTCATCGCGATACTGTTacagtttttagattttttttttttttagttgctatttatattcgttttttgttttatgttatattatttatttttttgttttgtttttaattgggaGGGAAGggggaatttaatttattttttattttttttcagttaacatttattccAAGTATCAAAAATGTTTAACTTAATCCTTAATCCTGCTACAAACTGCACACCTCTATTGTGCTTTAACCTTTTTCAGGCATGGAAGTCTGTTTCCACCATAAAACCGATAGTTTATATAGTTTATAATAGTTTTCTCACAAATCGAAGTTTAAATCTTACAATTGCGAATTTTGTGATATCCTGTTCGATATCCACCACATAATTGCAACTTATTTTTTTACCCTCAAGAGACTTTTCTTGGAATTGGGAATTTATACTGCAgattaaaacaacacaaatgtatGGTTTCTTTTATTATTGGTCACATAGTCTCTTCCTCTCCAAGTAGTTTTTGTATTGTAGATTAGACCTATTAAAATAGCTACTTTTAGATTAAGCTGAGAGCATAATATTAGTATATTTAAAGATCTGCTTATAATGTGCTTATATGCATTCACTAATTTGATTTGTTTCgagacaaaaaaagaaatttttttttcagtgggcaCTCAGGTCACTGATCAGGATTTACTATGAGCCATGGCTAACAGGAGCGCTGTCCTCTGCTGTGGCATTGGTTGTTAgtctattaaattgtttaaatttattacgttaaa encodes:
- the eif2d gene encoding eukaryotic translation initiation factor 2D — encoded protein: MFAKAFRVKSNTVIKGSDRRRLRADVSAAFPALSADDINELIPNKEELNIVKIYAHKGDGVILYVLHKNPIFFQLEKRLFPTVYTLWRYPTMLPAFVTWPPVLQKLTGGADLMLPGVVVPADGLPEVQQGDCCAVTLVMNRAPVAVGTAAASSAEMRNGGMKGRGLNILHTYMDQLWAFGDKSHPPVMPVTNSSAQVEEEECEDEEQEVKDCSDPAPVEASCQNMQELRLDEHEVLKEEEAAEDKEGEDTNKEEDFRSPQEQMDELLLQCFLHALKTKVKKSQLPLLTSNFLRHHMLSCCPKGKYLEIKKSSFKKLSKFLQCMQKDHSLIQVKELSKGVESIVDVDWRNPVLCSFHVPEDFEPEIKSEEGSAASEDLYQPPEITPLYGVTARLEPLFLDAQKKKGTPLKATEVRNIITEYVKTNELVHETNKNYVNINPTLCDCLLEKSEYQEVEKLKWDELFSRTLIRMQACHEVLIPGQPPLVKKGQMEPIDITVASRGSNKKVTIIKNLEAFGLDPAVVADTLQHLVQASCVLQDSPGAKNRVLVQIQGNQVQQVGKLLLDRYKIPRKYVQGLDKAPKPGKKK